A region of Paucidesulfovibrio longus DSM 6739 DNA encodes the following proteins:
- a CDS encoding (Fe-S)-binding protein, translating to MSGAGGRGEARDGSGCILCGKCLAVCPLLGATGREELAPRAKARLAAHLLERPEELDGRDAARLAALCLGCGRCAEACGQGVEPASLVARLRAAHPGWREWLWKQWIGRAETLWPAAFRAGKFLGRTPESLFPGRFGALLKSLRGLDRPRIDAYVRLTAGPKAEAQEWTGAREALLFSGCAGRFARPDWDEAARRLLAGIGLPRIDADFACCGSTLGGAGLLEEQAEARRRNVEIWRAAGRPALVAYCASCVRGLAEYAADGELFTDGDEAALWAGRVTPLARLLKSARFVVSENAPQAVGYHRPCHAPEPDEDLALLRAVLGGRLRPLPDRCCGFGGALRLAAPGLAEAVSARRAADLAGAEQLLTGCTACALELASIAPETTRTGHWLELFS from the coding sequence ATGAGCGGTGCAGGGGGGCGCGGCGAGGCGCGGGACGGCTCCGGCTGCATCCTCTGCGGCAAGTGCCTTGCGGTCTGCCCGCTGCTGGGGGCCACGGGCCGGGAGGAGCTGGCCCCGCGCGCCAAGGCCCGGCTGGCCGCGCATCTGCTGGAGCGTCCCGAAGAACTGGACGGCCGCGACGCGGCCCGGCTGGCCGCGCTCTGCCTGGGCTGCGGCCGCTGCGCCGAGGCCTGCGGCCAGGGGGTCGAACCGGCTTCCCTGGTGGCCCGGCTGCGGGCCGCGCATCCGGGCTGGCGCGAATGGCTCTGGAAGCAGTGGATCGGCCGGGCGGAAACGCTCTGGCCCGCCGCCTTCCGAGCGGGAAAATTTTTGGGCCGAACCCCGGAAAGCCTGTTCCCCGGACGTTTCGGCGCGCTGCTGAAATCGCTGCGGGGTCTGGACCGCCCGCGCATCGATGCTTATGTACGCCTCACGGCCGGACCAAAGGCGGAAGCGCAGGAATGGACCGGCGCGCGCGAGGCGCTGCTGTTTTCGGGCTGCGCCGGGCGGTTCGCCCGGCCCGACTGGGACGAAGCGGCTAGGCGTCTGCTCGCCGGGATCGGCCTGCCGCGCATCGACGCGGACTTCGCCTGCTGCGGCTCCACGCTCGGCGGTGCGGGCCTGCTGGAAGAACAGGCCGAGGCCCGCAGGAGAAACGTGGAGATCTGGCGCGCGGCAGGGCGGCCCGCGCTGGTAGCGTACTGCGCCTCCTGCGTGCGGGGGCTTGCGGAATACGCCGCCGACGGGGAACTTTTCACGGACGGGGACGAAGCCGCGCTCTGGGCCGGGCGGGTCACGCCTCTGGCCCGGCTTTTGAAATCCGCCCGCTTTGTGGTATCGGAGAACGCGCCGCAGGCCGTGGGCTACCACCGCCCCTGCCACGCGCCCGAACCGGACGAGGATCTGGCCCTGCTGCGGGCCGTGCTGGGCGGGCGGCTGCGTCCCCTGCCGGACCGCTGCTGCGGATTCGGCGGCGCTCTGCGGCTGGCCGCGCCCGGACTGGCCGAGGCTGTTTCCGCCCGGAGGGCGGCCGACCTCGCCGGAGCGGAGCAACTGCTCACGGGCTGCACGGCCTGCGCCCTGGAGCTGGCGTCCATCGCGCCGGAAACGACGCGAACAGGCCACTGGCTCGAATTATTTTCATAG